Proteins encoded in a region of the Candidatus Eremiobacteraceae bacterium genome:
- a CDS encoding DUF6600 domain-containing protein, producing MSVARISALNGTVTVKQGDSGDTVAAAINAPMIVGDYLATGNGSRAEIQIDDANFVRASEDVQLRFTRMDPADHTLQLAAGTIELSLLKVSDGRPQVETPSIRIRPQEAGAYRVTVTADGDTLLTVRAGQAELIAPQGTQTISQGVTVAIHGSSANPSFRTIQTISYDDFDTWNSDRDKFAWRAYAATTYASPDIVGLADLSNYGQWISTSNYGYVWSPYSQYNWAPYRYGRWSWVNYCGWTWVGYEPWGWAPYHYGRWFYAPAFGWAWYPGPRYYQSYWQPALVAFFNFGGGGFGFGFGNIGWVPLAPYEPYYPYYNRVARVHNIGNTYGNSRWPGGVTAVRAGSFTGGSKYDYVPVEQRDLQDVTLAKGWLPVAPTKADVRFTQTSEGGVAAAPLSPHFAAMLAPKAELTFDQQRANALAISHQMTSQAEHATASTVKAQNAPGATGQTSAWSRFGPAGGQNQAPAHIAPVQASAPNQINSPAQNGAQHASGNTITRDETANVWSRFGPANAPSVAAVHTMANAPAGVGAWSQFSPGSVSAVHSPSYIPGMPDMMRPYTGQAPYAPNRYSTPSGGWSPHAMNMPQPSARVPAPGAPHGNHQ from the coding sequence GTGAGCGTCGCGCGGATCAGCGCGCTCAACGGCACGGTGACCGTGAAGCAGGGCGATTCGGGCGATACCGTGGCGGCTGCCATCAACGCGCCGATGATCGTCGGCGATTACCTCGCGACCGGCAACGGATCGCGTGCCGAGATCCAGATCGACGACGCCAACTTCGTGCGCGCGAGCGAAGACGTGCAACTGCGCTTCACGCGCATGGATCCGGCCGACCACACGCTGCAGCTAGCGGCGGGTACCATCGAGTTGAGCCTGCTCAAGGTCAGCGACGGCCGACCGCAGGTCGAAACCCCATCGATCCGCATCCGGCCGCAAGAGGCCGGTGCGTACCGCGTCACCGTCACCGCCGACGGCGATACGCTGCTCACCGTGCGCGCGGGCCAGGCCGAGCTGATCGCGCCGCAAGGCACGCAGACCATCAGCCAAGGCGTGACCGTCGCGATCCACGGATCGTCGGCCAATCCGAGCTTCCGCACGATCCAAACCATATCGTACGATGATTTCGACACTTGGAATTCCGACCGCGACAAGTTCGCGTGGCGCGCCTACGCGGCGACGACGTACGCGAGTCCCGACATCGTCGGGCTGGCCGACCTTTCGAACTACGGCCAATGGATCTCGACATCGAACTACGGCTACGTATGGTCACCGTACAGCCAGTACAACTGGGCGCCATACCGGTACGGCCGCTGGTCGTGGGTCAACTACTGCGGCTGGACGTGGGTCGGGTACGAGCCGTGGGGCTGGGCGCCCTATCACTACGGCCGCTGGTTCTACGCTCCGGCCTTCGGCTGGGCGTGGTATCCTGGGCCGCGCTACTATCAATCCTACTGGCAGCCGGCGTTGGTGGCGTTCTTCAATTTCGGCGGCGGCGGATTCGGTTTCGGGTTCGGCAACATCGGCTGGGTTCCGCTGGCTCCGTACGAACCGTACTATCCCTACTACAACCGCGTCGCGCGCGTGCACAATATCGGCAACACCTACGGCAACTCGCGCTGGCCGGGCGGCGTGACGGCGGTGCGCGCCGGGTCGTTCACGGGCGGATCGAAGTACGATTACGTCCCGGTCGAGCAGCGCGATCTGCAAGACGTGACGCTCGCCAAGGGATGGCTGCCTGTCGCGCCGACCAAGGCCGACGTGCGCTTCACGCAAACATCCGAAGGCGGGGTCGCGGCCGCACCGCTATCGCCGCACTTCGCCGCCATGCTCGCCCCGAAAGCGGAGCTGACATTCGATCAGCAGCGCGCGAACGCGCTGGCGATCTCACATCAGATGACCTCGCAAGCGGAGCATGCGACCGCGAGCACGGTCAAGGCGCAGAACGCGCCGGGCGCAACGGGCCAGACAAGCGCATGGAGCCGGTTCGGGCCGGCGGGCGGCCAGAACCAGGCGCCCGCACACATCGCGCCGGTCCAAGCCAGCGCTCCGAACCAGATCAACTCGCCCGCGCAAAACGGCGCGCAGCACGCTTCGGGCAACACGATCACCCGCGACGAAACGGCAAACGTGTGGAGCCGGTTCGGGCCAGCCAACGCGCCGAGCGTGGCAGCCGTGCACACGATGGCGAATGCCCCCGCTGGAGTGGGTGCGTGGAGCCAGTTCAGTCCCGGCAGCGTCAGCGCCGTGCACAGTCCGTCGTACATTCCGGGCATGCCGGATATGATGCGCCCGTACACCGGGCAAGCTCCCTACGCGCCGAACAGATACTCGACGCCATCGGGCGGCTGGAGTCCGCACGCGATGAATATGCCGCAGCCTTCAGCCAGAGTTCCGGCGCCGGGCGCTCCGCACGGGAACCACCAATAG
- a CDS encoding META domain-containing protein — MKRSRSLETEVDVMRGPLLGFAACVAAAACIIGTTSAGATASAAPPFALPATFSGLEPCADCPGIRATLALAADHSYVLTLHYLERDVPDVVYTGPWSYDVGTSKVKLSSPYGAPQYFLVVDPRTLRVLDRSGNELSTRAPQTLTLVSLGSNPWTLVELRGQRVSSSATQQPVSLDFEPGGRISGSTGCNQLTGSYTLKGNELHLSPLATTRMMCASGADVEAAFLKALGEVQIYNLDNGRLNLYGGGFPLLRFKAAPLTPVNAIEH; from the coding sequence ATGAAGCGCTCGCGTTCGCTTGAAACGGAGGTCGATGTGATGCGTGGACCGCTGCTCGGATTTGCTGCGTGCGTCGCTGCTGCGGCGTGCATCATCGGCACGACAAGCGCCGGCGCGACGGCGTCTGCTGCGCCGCCGTTCGCGCTGCCCGCGACCTTCTCGGGTCTCGAACCGTGCGCGGACTGCCCCGGCATCCGCGCGACGCTCGCGCTCGCCGCGGACCATTCGTACGTCCTGACATTGCATTACCTAGAGCGCGACGTTCCAGATGTGGTCTACACAGGTCCCTGGTCGTATGACGTGGGCACGTCGAAGGTCAAGCTGAGCTCGCCCTATGGCGCGCCGCAGTATTTCCTCGTCGTCGATCCGCGCACGCTGCGCGTGCTTGACCGCTCAGGCAACGAGCTCTCGACGCGTGCGCCGCAGACGCTCACGCTGGTCTCGCTGGGCTCCAATCCGTGGACGTTGGTCGAGCTGCGCGGACAGCGCGTCTCCTCGAGCGCGACGCAGCAGCCGGTGAGCCTCGATTTCGAGCCCGGCGGTCGCATCAGCGGCTCGACGGGCTGCAACCAGCTGACCGGCTCGTACACCCTAAAGGGGAACGAGCTGCACCTCTCACCGCTCGCGACGACACGCATGATGTGTGCCAGCGGCGCAGACGTCGAAGCGGCGTTTCTCAAAGCGCTCGGTGAGGTGCAGATCTACAATCTCGACAACGGCAGGCTCAATCTATACGGCGGCGGGTTCCCGCTCTTGCGCTTCAAAGCCGCGCCTCTCACTCCGGTCAACGCGATCGAGCATTAA
- a CDS encoding sialidase family protein translates to MRVSTDPFSNASSQHATEVEPDVVASGMTLVAALQQGRFFNAGSSDVGFATSKDGGATWTSGSLPGTTTWAPSPGLFDSVSDPSVAFDAKHNVWLMSTLPILFSNNPAPAVLVSSSTDAMNWNLPVAVAPGQISSDKDWITCDDTPSSPYYGHCYVEWDDPNANGLIHMSTSADGGATWGAVKSTADNAVGIGGQPLVQPGGTVIVPMDDNFQANMIAFTSHDGGATWSSHVVITPITDHLVAGNMRTSPLPSAAMDASGKLYLAWQDCRFRAGCSSNDIVVSTTVDGVSWTAPVRVPIDAATSAVDHFIPGIGIDPATMGAGAHIGLTYYYFPNASCTLATCQLFAGFVGSQDGGATWTTPLTLTGPLNLAWLAQTSQGPMVGDYIATAFAAGHPVGIFAVANAPSPSFDEAMYVPKPGVLTLSSLRMRSAAGERPVPGVRSDHGLRPGPPIRYIR, encoded by the coding sequence ATGCGCGTCAGCACCGACCCGTTCAGCAATGCCAGCAGCCAGCACGCCACCGAGGTCGAGCCGGACGTCGTCGCATCCGGCATGACGCTCGTCGCCGCGCTGCAGCAAGGCCGCTTCTTCAACGCCGGCTCATCCGATGTCGGGTTTGCGACCTCGAAAGACGGCGGCGCGACCTGGACCTCCGGCTCACTGCCCGGCACGACGACCTGGGCGCCGAGTCCGGGTCTGTTCGACAGCGTCAGCGATCCCAGCGTCGCCTTCGACGCGAAGCACAACGTCTGGCTGATGTCGACGCTGCCGATCCTCTTCAGCAACAATCCGGCGCCTGCGGTGCTCGTGAGCAGCTCGACGGACGCGATGAACTGGAACCTGCCGGTCGCCGTCGCACCGGGCCAGATCTCGAGCGACAAAGATTGGATCACATGCGACGACACGCCGAGCAGCCCGTACTACGGCCACTGCTATGTCGAGTGGGATGATCCAAACGCCAACGGTCTGATCCACATGAGCACCTCGGCCGACGGCGGCGCGACGTGGGGGGCGGTCAAGAGCACCGCAGACAATGCGGTGGGCATCGGCGGCCAGCCGCTGGTGCAGCCCGGCGGCACGGTGATCGTGCCGATGGACGACAATTTCCAGGCCAACATGATCGCGTTCACCTCGCATGACGGCGGCGCGACGTGGTCATCCCATGTCGTCATCACGCCCATCACCGACCACCTCGTGGCGGGCAACATGCGCACCAGCCCGCTGCCGTCGGCGGCGATGGACGCGAGCGGCAAGCTCTATCTCGCGTGGCAGGATTGCCGCTTCCGCGCCGGCTGCAGCTCGAACGACATCGTCGTCAGCACGACGGTCGACGGCGTGAGCTGGACGGCGCCGGTGCGCGTGCCGATCGACGCGGCGACCAGCGCCGTGGACCACTTCATCCCAGGCATCGGCATCGATCCGGCGACCATGGGCGCGGGCGCGCATATCGGCCTGACATACTATTATTTCCCGAACGCGAGCTGCACGCTGGCGACGTGTCAGCTGTTCGCCGGTTTCGTCGGCTCGCAAGACGGCGGCGCGACGTGGACGACACCGCTCACCCTCACCGGACCGCTGAACTTGGCTTGGCTGGCGCAGACGTCGCAAGGGCCGATGGTCGGCGACTACATCGCGACGGCGTTCGCGGCCGGCCATCCGGTCGGCATCTTCGCGGTCGCCAATGCGCCCTCGCCGTCATTCGATGAAGCGATGTACGTGCCCAAGCCCGGCGTGCTGACGCTGAGCTCGCTGCGCATGCGCAGCGCAGCCGGCGAACGGCCCGTGCCGGGCGTCAGATCCGATCACGGGCTGCGGCCGGGGCCGCCGATCCGTTATATCCGTTAA